A single genomic interval of Halobacillus halophilus DSM 2266 harbors:
- the bshB2 gene encoding bacillithiol biosynthesis deacetylase BshB2, with the protein MSEEHVVVIFPHPDDESFGASGTIAKYREKGVPVTYLCGTLGEMGRNMGNPVFANRETLSSYRKKELEEAAKQLDINVEFLGYRDKTLEFEPIEKVASHLKEKIEDLNATLVITHYPGYAVHPDHDALGAAAVEAVKKIDSLKRPDVWMHAISNNHEAELGEPELIYDITPYWERKLAAIKAHLSQADGMMSLLNDQPEQLERLKTERFYRYSFT; encoded by the coding sequence ATGAGTGAAGAACACGTAGTCGTTATTTTTCCACACCCTGATGATGAATCTTTCGGTGCTTCAGGCACGATAGCTAAATATAGAGAGAAAGGCGTCCCGGTTACTTACTTATGCGGTACTCTTGGAGAGATGGGCAGAAATATGGGCAACCCTGTGTTTGCTAACCGCGAGACGCTCTCCTCCTACCGTAAAAAAGAACTGGAAGAAGCAGCGAAACAGCTGGACATTAATGTCGAGTTTCTAGGCTATCGGGATAAGACTCTTGAATTCGAACCTATCGAGAAAGTCGCCAGTCATCTTAAAGAAAAGATTGAGGATCTTAATGCTACGCTGGTCATTACCCATTATCCAGGGTATGCCGTCCATCCGGATCATGACGCGTTAGGTGCTGCAGCCGTAGAAGCAGTGAAAAAGATTGATTCGCTTAAACGCCCGGACGTATGGATGCATGCCATTTCTAATAATCATGAAGCCGAGCTTGGTGAGCCTGAGTTGATTTATGATATCACACCTTATTGGGAGCGCAAATTAGCCGCAATAAAGGCACACCTTTCTCAGGCTGACGGAATGATGAGTTTATTAAATGATCAGCCAGAGCAGTTGGAACGTTTGAAAACCGAAAGATTTTACCGTTATTCGTTTACGTAA
- the uvrB gene encoding excinuclease ABC subunit UvrB yields MENKFELVSQYSPQGDQPRAIQELVDGINRGEKHQTLLGATGTGKTFTMSNVIQEVNKPTLIIAHNKTLAGQLYSEFKEFFPNNAVEYFVSYYDYYQPEAYVPSSDTFIEKDASINDEIDKLRHSATSALFERNDVIIVASVSCIYGLGSPDEYRSQVLSIRSGMEKDRDELLRNLVDIQYARNDIDFQRGTFRVRGDSVEIIPASREEHAIRVEFFGDEIDRIREIDVLTGEVMGDREHVAIFPASHFVTRESKLKKAIVNIEQEMIERVKELREQNKLLEAQRLEQRTNYDLEMMNEMGFCSGIENYSRHLTFREPGATPYTLLDYFPDDFMIMADESHVTLPQVRGMYNGDQARKQVLVDHGFRLPSALDNRPLKFPEFENHMNQITYVSATPGPYELERTPKVIEQIIRPTGLLDPEIDVRPIHGQIDDLVGEINKRAERNERVLVTTLTKKMSEDLTDYLKELGIKVAYLHSEIKTLERIEVIRDLRVGKYDVIIGINLLREGLDIPEVSLVTILDADKEGFLRSDRSLIQTIGRAARNENGRVIMYADKITKSMQFAIDETYRRREKQIAYNEEHGVTPKTIHKEVRDVIKATAVSEEEGSYDSGMKRPSEMTKKERQETIDNMETEMKQAARDLDFERAAELRDILLELKAEG; encoded by the coding sequence ATGGAGAATAAATTCGAATTGGTTTCACAATATTCCCCGCAAGGAGATCAGCCGCGAGCGATTCAGGAACTTGTAGATGGAATTAATCGCGGGGAAAAGCACCAGACTCTTTTAGGGGCGACAGGGACAGGGAAAACGTTCACCATGTCCAACGTGATTCAGGAAGTTAATAAACCTACATTAATCATTGCCCATAATAAAACACTGGCGGGCCAGCTCTACAGCGAGTTTAAAGAGTTCTTTCCAAACAACGCTGTCGAATATTTTGTCAGTTATTATGATTATTATCAGCCGGAGGCCTATGTGCCTTCTTCTGACACATTTATAGAAAAAGATGCGAGTATCAATGATGAAATTGACAAGCTGAGACACTCGGCAACTTCAGCTTTGTTTGAACGAAACGACGTTATTATTGTGGCCAGTGTATCGTGTATTTACGGTTTAGGTTCTCCAGACGAATACCGAAGCCAGGTGCTATCAATCCGTTCAGGAATGGAAAAGGACCGTGACGAATTATTACGTAATCTTGTAGACATCCAATATGCCCGCAACGATATTGACTTCCAGAGGGGTACGTTCCGCGTACGCGGGGATTCTGTTGAAATTATACCGGCTTCACGTGAAGAGCATGCTATACGTGTCGAGTTTTTCGGTGATGAAATCGATCGGATTCGCGAAATTGATGTTCTGACTGGAGAAGTTATGGGCGACCGTGAGCATGTAGCGATCTTCCCAGCTTCTCACTTCGTAACACGAGAATCCAAACTTAAAAAAGCAATTGTTAATATAGAGCAGGAAATGATTGAGCGCGTAAAAGAATTGCGTGAGCAAAATAAACTGCTTGAAGCCCAGCGCTTAGAGCAGCGGACGAACTATGATTTAGAAATGATGAATGAAATGGGTTTTTGCTCAGGGATCGAAAACTACTCTCGTCATCTGACATTTCGTGAGCCAGGCGCAACTCCATACACACTCCTGGATTACTTTCCAGATGATTTCATGATTATGGCAGATGAGTCACACGTTACACTTCCTCAAGTACGGGGTATGTACAATGGGGACCAGGCACGTAAACAGGTGCTTGTTGATCACGGTTTCCGGTTACCTTCAGCGCTCGATAACCGGCCGCTGAAGTTCCCGGAGTTTGAAAATCATATGAACCAAATCACATATGTATCGGCTACTCCAGGGCCATATGAATTAGAACGTACACCTAAAGTCATTGAACAGATCATCCGGCCGACTGGTCTGCTTGATCCTGAAATTGATGTGCGTCCGATTCATGGACAAATCGATGATCTTGTAGGCGAAATTAACAAGCGTGCCGAAAGAAACGAACGGGTTCTTGTGACAACGTTAACGAAGAAAATGTCTGAAGACCTTACGGATTATTTGAAAGAACTTGGTATCAAAGTTGCTTACTTGCACTCTGAAATTAAAACACTGGAAAGAATAGAAGTTATACGCGATCTCCGTGTTGGTAAATACGATGTAATAATTGGTATTAACCTGCTTAGAGAGGGGCTTGACATCCCAGAGGTTTCTCTAGTAACTATTCTCGATGCTGACAAAGAAGGCTTCTTGAGATCAGACCGCTCTCTTATTCAGACGATTGGAAGAGCGGCACGTAACGAAAACGGACGTGTCATTATGTACGCGGATAAAATTACGAAGTCGATGCAGTTTGCAATTGATGAAACATACAGGCGTCGTGAAAAGCAAATTGCTTATAATGAAGAACATGGGGTTACACCGAAAACAATCCACAAAGAAGTCCGCGATGTTATTAAAGCAACGGCCGTTTCCGAAGAAGAAGGTTCTTACGACAGCGGTATGAAACGTCCTTCTGAAATGACGAAGAAAGAACGTCAGGAAACGATTGACAATATGGAAACAGAAATGAAACAGGCGGCTCGCGATTTAGACTTCGAAAGAGCGGCTGAATTACGTGATATATTATTGGAATTAAAAGCGGAGGGATGA
- a CDS encoding phage holin family protein: MKSWLLHILVNAIAIIAVGALFESIHIDGVGGALLAAFILSILNAIVRPILVVLTLPITIVSLGLFLLVINAITLWLTDVFLGSTFEIAGFGMAIIAAIIISIINLILNSLIKDMK; encoded by the coding sequence GTGAAAAGCTGGCTGTTGCATATTTTGGTAAATGCGATCGCAATTATTGCGGTCGGTGCTTTATTCGAGTCGATCCATATTGATGGTGTCGGCGGGGCCTTATTGGCTGCTTTTATATTGTCGATTTTAAATGCGATTGTCCGTCCCATTCTAGTTGTATTAACTTTGCCCATAACGATAGTTTCACTGGGGCTGTTTCTGTTAGTCATTAATGCTATTACCTTATGGCTGACCGATGTATTCCTCGGCAGCACATTTGAAATAGCAGGCTTTGGAATGGCTATAATTGCGGCTATTATTATATCGATTATTAATTTAATACTGAATAGCCTGATTAAAGATATGAAATAG
- the uvrA gene encoding excinuclease ABC subunit UvrA, which produces MASKHISIKGARAHNLKGIDIDIPKNKLVVMTGLSGSGKSSLAFDTIYAEGQRRYVESLSAYARQFLGQMDKPDVDSIEGLSPAISIDQKTTSRNPRSTVGTVTEIYDYLRLLFARVGRPTCPKHGIEINSQTVQQMVDQIMEYPERTKMQILSPVVSGRKGEHAKVFEQLQKEGYVRLRVDGEMREISEEINLNKNKKHSIEVVVDRIVVKEGVEGRLSDSIETALKLGGGHTLVDVIGEEELSFSEHHACPICGFSVSELEPRMFSFNSPYGACNRCDGLGTQLEVDIDLVIPDWSLSLKEHAIAAWEPTSSQYYPQLLKSVADHYGIDMDVPIQDLPKEHMERILYGSGDEKVYFRYENDFGKVRENEIFFEGVIPNISRRYRETSSDFIREQMEKYMAQKPCPKCKGNRLNEEALAVLINGKHIGITTDYSVTEAKEFFDGLELTEKEETIARMILKEISERLSFLANVGLDYLTLSRSAGTLSGGEAQRIRLATQIGSALTGVLYVLDEPSIGLHQRDNDRLINTLKRMRDLDNTLIVVEHDEDTMLAADYLIDIGPGAGAHGGQIVSQGTPKQVMKSGKSLTGQYLSGKKFIPLPAERRKPDERFLKIKGAEQNNLKNVNAQIPLGLFTAVTGVSGSGKSTLINEILYKSLSMKLHRGKQKPGKHKTIEGMEHLEKVIDIDQSPIGRTPRSNPATYTGVFDNIRDVFAQTNEAKIRGYKKGRFSFNVKGGRCEACRGDGIIKIEMHFLPDVYVPCEVCDGKRYNRETLEVKYKGKSIADVLAMTIEEALDFFNNIPKIKRKLQTVADVGLEYIKLGQPATTLSGGEAQRVKLASELHRRSSGRSFYILDEPTTGLHVDDISRLLKVLQRLVDNGDSVLIIEHDLDVIKEADYILDLGPEGGDKGGEIIATGTPEEVAETKASYTGHYLKPVLERDRKRMEQRLQSKEKAANE; this is translated from the coding sequence ATGGCCAGCAAGCATATTAGTATTAAAGGAGCCCGGGCCCACAATTTAAAAGGGATCGATATTGATATTCCTAAGAATAAACTGGTCGTTATGACAGGGTTGTCCGGTTCCGGGAAGTCTTCTTTAGCGTTCGATACCATATACGCAGAGGGGCAGCGACGTTATGTCGAGTCTCTAAGTGCCTATGCCCGGCAATTTTTAGGACAAATGGATAAACCGGATGTGGATTCCATAGAAGGTCTTTCTCCAGCCATTTCGATCGATCAGAAAACGACCAGTCGTAACCCCAGGTCAACAGTGGGAACGGTAACTGAAATTTATGACTATCTGCGTCTGCTGTTCGCACGCGTAGGTCGCCCTACTTGTCCAAAGCATGGAATTGAAATTAATTCGCAGACCGTACAGCAGATGGTTGATCAAATTATGGAGTATCCGGAAAGAACGAAAATGCAAATTCTCTCCCCGGTGGTTTCAGGTCGAAAAGGTGAGCATGCCAAAGTATTTGAACAATTGCAGAAAGAAGGATATGTTCGTCTGCGAGTAGATGGAGAAATGCGTGAGATTTCCGAGGAAATAAATTTGAATAAAAACAAAAAACACTCTATTGAAGTGGTAGTGGACCGGATTGTGGTTAAAGAAGGAGTTGAAGGCCGGCTATCCGATTCAATTGAAACGGCCTTAAAACTAGGCGGGGGGCATACCCTGGTGGATGTTATAGGAGAGGAAGAATTGTCTTTCTCTGAACATCATGCCTGCCCGATCTGCGGTTTTTCTGTAAGTGAACTGGAGCCGAGGATGTTCTCTTTCAACAGTCCTTACGGGGCCTGTAACCGGTGTGATGGTCTCGGTACACAGTTAGAAGTAGATATTGATCTGGTCATACCCGACTGGTCTCTTTCCCTGAAAGAACATGCTATTGCGGCATGGGAGCCAACCAGCTCCCAGTATTACCCTCAACTCCTGAAAAGTGTAGCAGATCATTATGGTATAGATATGGATGTACCTATTCAGGATTTACCAAAGGAACATATGGAACGAATTTTATATGGAAGCGGCGATGAAAAAGTTTACTTCCGTTACGAAAATGATTTCGGAAAAGTCCGAGAGAATGAGATTTTTTTCGAGGGAGTAATACCTAATATTTCCCGTCGATACCGTGAAACGAGTTCAGATTTTATCCGTGAGCAAATGGAAAAATATATGGCTCAAAAACCCTGCCCTAAGTGTAAAGGCAACCGCTTGAATGAAGAAGCCCTTGCCGTATTAATTAACGGAAAACATATTGGCATTACAACAGATTATTCCGTAACCGAAGCAAAGGAATTCTTTGATGGACTTGAATTGACTGAAAAAGAAGAAACCATTGCTCGTATGATCTTAAAAGAAATCTCTGAAAGACTCAGTTTCCTCGCGAACGTCGGACTGGATTATTTAACCTTGTCCCGTTCTGCCGGAACACTATCAGGAGGCGAAGCTCAGCGTATCAGACTGGCAACGCAGATTGGATCCGCTCTAACCGGCGTGCTTTATGTACTGGATGAGCCTTCTATCGGTCTTCACCAGCGTGATAACGATCGGTTAATCAATACGCTGAAGCGTATGAGGGATCTGGATAACACACTGATTGTAGTAGAGCACGATGAAGATACAATGCTCGCAGCTGATTATTTAATTGATATCGGACCAGGTGCTGGTGCTCACGGCGGTCAGATCGTCTCACAGGGGACACCTAAGCAAGTGATGAAAAGCGGTAAGTCATTAACAGGACAGTATTTGTCTGGAAAAAAATTCATCCCGCTTCCCGCTGAGAGAAGAAAACCGGATGAACGCTTCTTAAAGATAAAAGGTGCAGAACAAAATAACTTAAAAAATGTAAATGCACAAATCCCATTAGGTCTGTTCACAGCTGTAACAGGCGTATCCGGGTCTGGCAAAAGTACACTTATAAATGAGATCCTATATAAATCGCTTTCCATGAAATTGCATAGAGGCAAACAGAAACCAGGTAAGCATAAAACAATAGAAGGTATGGAGCATTTGGAAAAAGTGATCGATATTGATCAATCACCAATCGGCCGTACACCTCGTTCAAATCCGGCGACTTATACCGGAGTATTCGATAATATCCGTGATGTATTTGCTCAAACGAATGAAGCTAAGATTCGCGGGTATAAAAAAGGTCGATTCAGTTTCAATGTTAAAGGCGGGCGTTGTGAAGCCTGTCGAGGCGATGGAATTATTAAAATTGAAATGCATTTCCTTCCTGACGTTTATGTTCCTTGTGAAGTATGTGACGGCAAGCGATATAATCGGGAAACTTTAGAGGTGAAATATAAAGGGAAAAGTATTGCAGATGTATTAGCTATGACGATCGAAGAAGCTTTGGATTTCTTTAATAACATTCCGAAGATTAAACGGAAATTGCAGACAGTAGCCGATGTAGGTCTGGAATACATTAAACTTGGCCAGCCGGCTACCACACTCTCCGGAGGAGAAGCCCAACGGGTTAAGCTTGCCAGTGAACTTCACCGCCGCTCGAGCGGGAGATCCTTTTACATTCTTGATGAACCTACAACAGGTCTGCATGTGGATGATATTTCCCGTCTCCTAAAAGTACTCCAGCGGCTTGTAGATAATGGGGACAGCGTATTGATTATTGAACACGACCTTGATGTAATCAAAGAGGCGGATTATATACTCGATCTTGGCCCTGAAGGTGGAGACAAAGGCGGAGAAATTATTGCTACCGGTACTCCTGAAGAAGTAGCGGAAACTAAAGCTTCCTATACTGGTCATTATCTTAAGCCTGTATTGGAACGGGATCGTAAACGGATGGAGCAAAGGTTACAGTCCAAGGAAAAAGCAGCCAACGAGTAG
- a CDS encoding DUF4097 family beta strand repeat-containing protein, protein MNEERMKILKMIEEGNVSAEEGAKLLAAVENREAEESKAEEKEKKKYGIRNFLDDAVEKIKNSDFDLSFGEYVEFDYETQTESDDFNDIDLSIANGSLDIDTWERDYVKAAYHVRVYQVDNEEEARRHFLADGQLDIHNGLLRLASPSKKIKTYVHLTLPKKRYDFIKSKLANGTITVNQMDSDYYQLKTSNGRIQLNSVVGETCKVETGNGAITVADGVFDTCEMDTLNGAVTLGGDFGKSDVSAVSGSITVDHFGEKAHTGFYKATTGSIKVSLPKHKRVDGKLRTNFGSLNCQIDNYKILEDKKEVVNKQLTFEAFEEYESAYHLEAETKTGSVTVSPSGQE, encoded by the coding sequence ATGAACGAAGAGCGCATGAAGATTCTAAAAATGATAGAAGAAGGCAATGTATCAGCCGAGGAAGGGGCGAAGCTTCTCGCTGCTGTAGAAAACAGGGAAGCTGAGGAATCAAAAGCAGAAGAAAAAGAAAAAAAGAAATATGGAATTAGAAATTTTCTCGATGATGCTGTTGAAAAAATAAAAAACTCTGATTTTGATCTTTCGTTTGGTGAGTATGTAGAGTTTGATTATGAGACCCAGACCGAATCAGATGATTTTAACGATATAGATCTTTCGATTGCTAACGGTTCTCTTGATATAGACACATGGGAGAGGGACTATGTAAAAGCCGCTTATCACGTGCGAGTTTATCAGGTGGATAATGAAGAAGAGGCCAGGCGTCACTTCTTAGCAGATGGCCAACTTGATATTCATAATGGTCTTTTACGTTTAGCCAGTCCTTCTAAGAAAATTAAAACGTACGTTCACCTCACCCTTCCTAAAAAGAGATATGACTTCATCAAATCCAAATTGGCAAACGGCACCATCACCGTTAATCAAATGGATAGTGATTACTACCAGCTCAAAACTTCCAATGGAAGGATCCAGTTGAACAGTGTCGTTGGGGAAACGTGTAAAGTGGAGACAGGTAATGGAGCTATTACGGTCGCCGACGGTGTATTTGATACGTGTGAAATGGATACTTTGAACGGTGCCGTTACACTGGGCGGTGACTTTGGAAAAAGTGATGTGTCTGCTGTAAGTGGAAGCATCACGGTCGATCATTTTGGAGAAAAAGCCCATACTGGTTTCTACAAAGCCACTACAGGCAGCATTAAAGTGTCTCTGCCCAAACATAAACGGGTGGATGGAAAGCTCCGTACAAACTTTGGCAGCTTAAATTGTCAGATCGATAATTATAAAATTCTGGAGGACAAAAAAGAGGTGGTCAATAAACAATTGACGTTTGAAGCATTTGAAGAATATGAATCTGCTTACCATTTAGAGGCGGAAACGAAAACAGGCTCGGTTACGGTTTCTCCTTCCGGCCAAGAATGA
- the hprK gene encoding HPr(Ser) kinase/phosphatase, whose product MSKVRTEDLLDQFQLELLAGKDGVHREIHTSDISRPGVEMTGYFKFYPKERLQLLGKTELSYFNELTNEQRQERSEKLCTDVTPGIVITRGMDIPSELITAAQEAGVPLMRSPHKTTRVISRLTNFLETKFAPFTAIHGVLVDIYGIGVLITGQSGVGKSETALELVKRGHRLVADDSVEIRQEDYDTLIGNSPPLIEHLLEIRGLGIINVMTLFGAGAVRSFKRITLIINLELWEKNKQYDRLGLEEETMKIMDVEIPKATIPVRPGRNLAVIIEVAAMNFRLKRMGVNAAEEFSERLTNVIDQDQQNE is encoded by the coding sequence ATGAGTAAAGTGCGTACAGAAGATTTATTGGATCAATTTCAACTGGAATTGTTGGCTGGGAAAGATGGCGTACACCGTGAAATACATACAAGTGACATTTCGCGTCCAGGGGTGGAGATGACAGGTTACTTTAAGTTTTACCCTAAAGAGCGTTTACAGCTTCTCGGGAAGACTGAACTTTCATATTTTAATGAGTTAACGAATGAACAGCGTCAGGAAAGATCAGAGAAACTGTGTACGGATGTTACACCCGGCATTGTGATCACAAGAGGGATGGACATTCCGAGTGAATTAATCACCGCTGCCCAGGAAGCTGGTGTACCATTAATGCGCTCCCCTCATAAAACCACAAGAGTGATCAGCCGCCTCACTAATTTTCTTGAAACAAAATTTGCTCCATTTACGGCTATCCATGGTGTATTAGTAGACATTTATGGGATAGGTGTGCTCATTACTGGACAAAGTGGTGTAGGTAAAAGTGAGACCGCACTTGAATTAGTCAAGCGGGGTCACCGTCTTGTGGCTGACGATAGTGTAGAAATCCGTCAGGAAGACTATGATACGTTAATAGGAAACAGTCCCCCGTTAATTGAACATCTGCTGGAAATTCGCGGACTAGGGATTATCAATGTTATGACATTGTTTGGTGCAGGGGCCGTGAGGAGTTTCAAACGGATCACGCTCATTATTAATCTGGAATTGTGGGAGAAAAACAAACAGTATGATCGTCTGGGTCTCGAAGAAGAAACAATGAAAATTATGGACGTTGAAATCCCTAAAGCAACCATACCGGTTCGTCCGGGACGTAACCTGGCTGTCATTATCGAAGTAGCAGCCATGAATTTCCGCTTGAAGCGTATGGGCGTAAATGCAGCTGAAGAATTTTCGGAACGTTTAACCAATGTAATCGATCAAGATCAGCAAAATGAATAA
- a CDS encoding YojF family protein, giving the protein MKPISQTEVQKKIDSLAKKDVYVHLETTNGAYASHFDEEAYNVGAFIRNAQVKYQHGKIVSTGGSYRVGLKLDIGWIYAEGVSDFEIDDKNRLLMAGHDREGRLMVALEISETPFSHEADPDE; this is encoded by the coding sequence ATGAAACCAATTAGTCAGACCGAAGTTCAAAAAAAGATTGATAGCTTGGCTAAAAAGGATGTATATGTACATTTAGAAACTACGAACGGGGCCTATGCGAGCCACTTTGATGAAGAAGCCTATAATGTTGGTGCGTTTATTCGTAATGCCCAAGTTAAATACCAGCATGGTAAAATCGTCAGCACAGGAGGTTCCTATCGAGTAGGTCTTAAATTAGATATTGGATGGATTTACGCAGAAGGGGTAAGCGATTTTGAAATTGATGATAAGAATCGTTTACTTATGGCCGGTCATGATCGTGAGGGACGTTTAATGGTGGCTTTAGAAATTAGTGAAACCCCATTTTCACATGAGGCTGATCCTGATGAGTGA
- the lgt gene encoding prolipoprotein diacylglyceryl transferase has protein sequence MTCTPEALDPVLIQLGPLPIYWYGFIIATGAFLGLWIATNETERLGLKKDYMVDIVVYAIPVSILFARIYYVIFEWDRYAGGPWWKVFAVWEGGIAIHGALIGAVLTAVVYTRVKGISFWMMADIAAPSLILGQAIGRWGNFMNQEAHGGPVSEAFYNNFMQYLPGFINQQMCIEGTVYHPTFLYESLWNILGFVLLLVLRHKFNPRRGEVFLSYVIWYSVGRFFIEGMRTDSLYLFGEIRMAQFISIVLVLFAVALMVYRRKAGYADKYYNGKKAK, from the coding sequence ATGACTTGTACACCTGAGGCTCTGGATCCTGTATTAATTCAATTAGGGCCTTTACCTATCTACTGGTATGGATTTATTATCGCGACTGGCGCCTTTTTAGGACTGTGGATTGCGACCAATGAAACCGAACGCCTGGGACTTAAAAAAGACTATATGGTGGATATCGTAGTTTATGCAATTCCAGTATCCATCTTATTTGCAAGGATTTATTACGTCATTTTCGAATGGGATCGGTACGCCGGTGGTCCGTGGTGGAAGGTTTTTGCCGTTTGGGAAGGCGGTATTGCTATTCACGGAGCTTTAATAGGGGCCGTACTTACAGCCGTTGTCTATACACGGGTGAAAGGGATTTCCTTTTGGATGATGGCGGATATCGCTGCACCTAGTTTAATTCTTGGACAAGCGATTGGACGCTGGGGAAACTTTATGAATCAGGAAGCGCATGGCGGCCCTGTTTCAGAAGCATTTTATAATAATTTCATGCAATATTTGCCTGGTTTTATCAATCAGCAGATGTGCATTGAAGGCACAGTTTACCATCCGACTTTTCTATATGAATCGTTATGGAATATCCTCGGTTTTGTTCTTCTATTGGTACTGCGCCATAAATTCAATCCTCGTCGTGGAGAAGTATTCTTAAGCTATGTAATCTGGTATTCTGTTGGGCGTTTCTTTATTGAAGGTATGCGAACAGACAGTCTGTACTTGTTTGGGGAAATTCGAATGGCTCAATTCATTTCTATCGTCTTAGTCTTATTCGCTGTAGCCTTGATGGTTTATCGTAGAAAAGCTGGGTACGCGGATAAATATTATAACGGAAAGAAAGCAAAATAA